In one Chitinophaga sancti genomic region, the following are encoded:
- the thrC gene encoding threonine synthase: protein MKYFSLQNKEHIVSFEDAVVAGLAPDKGLYFPEQVPAFDKNFLDNISEKSEVEIGYAAIKPFVGEEIPDDVLRKIIADTLSFPFPVAPVHDNIYSLELWHGPTLAFKDVGARFMAGCLGYFRRNDTRPVTVLVATSGDTGGAVANGFYDVPGVKVVILYPSGKVSTLQEKQLTTLGKNITALEIAGTFDDCQRMVKTAFLDAELQAHSLLTSANSINVARWLPQMFYYLLAYKQLQKEVVFSVPSGNFGNICAGMMAAAMGLPVKHFVASTNVNDTVPRFMENGQYAPNQAKPTLSNAMDVADPSNFVRILELFTNSLPALKEKLTAYSFDDQATVATMEAVWNEHQYMLDPHGAVGYLGLQKYLAGATDTTGVFLETAHPIKFADAAPSSLQAEIVNPERVQHLYSLEKQSVQLPNDYAALKDWLMKQ from the coding sequence ATGAAATACTTTAGTTTACAAAATAAAGAACATATAGTTTCGTTCGAAGATGCAGTAGTAGCTGGCCTTGCGCCGGACAAGGGATTATATTTCCCGGAGCAGGTTCCTGCATTCGACAAAAACTTTCTCGACAATATCAGCGAAAAAAGTGAAGTGGAAATCGGCTATGCCGCCATCAAACCTTTCGTAGGCGAAGAGATTCCTGATGATGTACTGCGTAAGATCATTGCCGATACACTCAGCTTTCCCTTCCCTGTTGCACCCGTGCACGATAATATCTACTCCCTTGAACTCTGGCATGGTCCAACCCTCGCCTTCAAGGACGTAGGCGCCCGCTTCATGGCCGGCTGCCTTGGTTACTTCCGCAGGAACGATACCCGCCCGGTAACGGTGCTGGTAGCCACCTCCGGCGATACAGGCGGCGCTGTGGCCAACGGCTTCTACGACGTACCGGGTGTAAAAGTGGTGATCCTCTACCCAAGTGGTAAAGTGAGCACCCTGCAGGAAAAACAACTGACCACCCTGGGTAAGAACATCACTGCCCTGGAAATAGCCGGAACCTTCGATGACTGTCAGCGTATGGTGAAAACTGCTTTCCTCGATGCAGAACTGCAGGCACACAGCCTGCTCACCAGCGCCAACTCTATCAACGTAGCCCGCTGGCTGCCACAGATGTTCTACTACCTGCTGGCATATAAACAACTGCAAAAAGAAGTTGTCTTCTCCGTACCGAGCGGCAACTTTGGAAATATCTGCGCCGGCATGATGGCCGCTGCAATGGGCTTGCCCGTAAAGCATTTCGTAGCCAGCACCAACGTGAATGATACCGTGCCCCGTTTCATGGAAAATGGGCAGTACGCGCCTAACCAGGCGAAACCTACCCTGTCCAATGCGATGGACGTAGCCGATCCGAGCAACTTTGTAAGGATCCTTGAACTGTTCACGAACAGTCTGCCGGCCCTGAAAGAAAAACTCACCGCTTACAGCTTCGATGACCAGGCCACAGTGGCCACCATGGAAGCCGTATGGAACGAGCATCAATACATGCTGGATCCACATGGTGCCGTAGGTTACCTGGGCTTACAAAAATACCTGGCTGGAGCAACGGACACCACCGGCGTATTCCTGGAAACAGCCCACCCGATCAAATTTGCAGATGCAGCTCCATCCAGCCTGCAGGCAGAGATTGTCAACCCGGAGAGGGTACAACACCTCTACTCCCTGGAAAAACAATCCGTACAGCTCCCGAACGACTACGCAGCCCTTAAAGACTGGCTGATGAAGCAATAA
- a CDS encoding homoserine kinase, which yields MENDCIKVFAPATVANVACGFDVIGLAMEAPGDEFIMRRSSKPGVTITKVHGANLSTDPAQNVCGVAIQALLQKLGNPDAGIELELFKNITPGSGIGSSAASSAGAVVGANHLLGEPFTRKQLVRFAMEGERLASGAAHADNVAPAILGGFTLVRSYKPLDITSLHTPGELWVTVIHPQIEVKTSDAREILKQKVLMTDAIRQWGNVGALVAGLYQENYELISRALEDVIVEPVRAILIPAFYELKVKCKEAGALGGGISGSGPSVFMLSKGEANARNVAEMMNTVYAPLGVDYKIHVSKINTEGVKISKV from the coding sequence ATGGAAAATGATTGTATAAAAGTATTTGCCCCCGCAACGGTAGCCAATGTAGCCTGTGGCTTTGATGTGATCGGGTTGGCCATGGAGGCTCCCGGCGATGAGTTCATCATGCGCAGGAGCAGTAAACCGGGCGTGACGATCACCAAAGTACATGGTGCAAATCTGTCTACAGATCCTGCACAGAATGTATGCGGTGTGGCAATACAGGCATTGTTGCAAAAGCTGGGAAATCCGGACGCAGGTATAGAGCTGGAATTATTTAAGAATATCACACCAGGCAGTGGCATTGGCTCCAGTGCCGCCAGTAGCGCAGGTGCCGTAGTAGGTGCCAACCACCTGCTGGGTGAACCTTTCACCCGCAAGCAACTCGTACGCTTTGCTATGGAAGGGGAAAGACTGGCCAGTGGTGCCGCTCACGCAGACAACGTAGCCCCCGCCATCCTGGGTGGCTTCACACTCGTAAGAAGTTATAAACCGCTTGATATTACAAGCCTCCATACACCGGGCGAACTGTGGGTGACCGTTATCCATCCACAGATCGAAGTGAAAACTTCCGATGCCCGCGAGATCCTGAAACAAAAAGTGCTCATGACAGATGCCATCCGCCAGTGGGGCAACGTCGGTGCACTCGTAGCAGGTCTCTACCAGGAAAACTATGAACTCATCAGCCGTGCACTGGAAGATGTGATTGTAGAACCCGTGCGTGCCATCCTCATCCCCGCATTCTACGAACTGAAAGTAAAATGTAAGGAAGCAGGTGCCCTCGGTGGTGGGATCTCTGGCTCCGGTCCGTCTGTATTTATGCTGAGCAAAGGCGAAGCCAATGCCCGCAATGTGGCAGAGATGATGAATACCGTATATGCACCTTTGGGCGTGGACTATAAGATCCATGTATCGAAGATCAATACGGAAGGTGTGAAAATATCAAAAGTGTAA